Genomic window (Vulpes lagopus strain Blue_001 chromosome 6, ASM1834538v1, whole genome shotgun sequence):
TATTCTTTCCAGAACTATGGCCCAAAACTGTGGCTTTGGTGGAGAGAGGTGGGGTGTTCAGAATTGCTCTGCAATTACCCCTCAAGACAGTTAAAAGAAGGGAAGATGACACATCACAATGCTAACAGCTGATGAGACCTAACAAAGAAGTCAGGCTAGTTTCTGTTGGACAGATCAGTAGAGATCCCAGGACAGACCTGGCTGCCAGAACCCACTGGAGGCcacaaatagaagaaaacacCAACCCCCAAAGTACAGTAGAGATGAAATCTGGAAAGCAGTGCAGAGAAAGGGCAAGAGACCTATCTTCCTGCAGGCCTTGGGAGCCCTGTCATCGTGGTATCGGTTGAAGATCCTTGTTTGTTAGTACATGATGTAAGATTGTGTCCGTATTTAATAAAGAACTAAGATATGTTGAAAATTCAATGgaatgattaagaaaaaaggaaggagagcttAGCTTAGGAGGTTTTGGCTGAAGATGGCTGTGAGTTAAGAATTTGTAGGGtcttgggcagctcaggtggctcagcagtttagcgccaccttcagtccagggcctgatcctggagaccagggattgagtcccatgtcaggctccccgcatggaatctgcttctccctctgtctgtgtctctgcctctgtctctctctgtgtgtctctcatgaataaataaataaaatctaaaaaaaaaaaaaaagaatttgtaggGTCTCTACTACTGTCCCAGGGAAGAGCCATGTTTTCTGGTAGATGTGGCATTTTGGTCACCACAAAGGTATATTGCAGTGTGGGAGGTAGATGTTCATTAGCATGGTCAATGTCTGGTTGCAGGATCCTTCAACATCAGCCAACTCCCTCCCACCTGATTCCGCATTCATTCCACTGCTTTCTGATTGTTACTGCAGGTAGGAGATGTGGATCTCAGCTAACATCTTTTTTTGTCACTGGGAGGTAACGTTCCCCACCAAAACCTATTCAGTTGCAAAAACCTATTGGCTTTTGTGACTAAATCAATTTCATGTGAGTTCAGGTTGTGAGAGTCAGTATCatatgcccctccccaccccaaagtgTTGACTATCCATGTTTCAGGCTGATCAGTCTGAGAGCCATGCCAGGAGGAAGGACCCTGTGAGGCCCAGCCTGAAACATGCAGTCAGATCTCACTGGTTCGGACCACAGAGGAGCACCAGACCCCTGCCTCGCTGAGCCACAAACCCCAGGGGAGGCAATATAAGCTGGTTCCTGACTGTTGTTGAGACTAGAATTCAGCCATAAAGGGGGTGTTCACATAGGGGGAGGGGTGAGAAAGCTTTGACTTGAGGGAGCAGAGtaggggtggggtgtgtgtgtgaggggttAGTTTTGCCCTCAGTTTCTGTCCTGACTACTGTTTCTGGAAAATTAAGTGAGAAAGAAATCTTTAGGCTCTGTCTCTAGGGGAAGCTGTGCTCAATTCCAGTGGTGACGACAGGCTCCCTAGCCCAGAGTGCTGGCTGTTGGACATTTGAGGTGTGATGGAGTGTCCCCCAGGAGGCATGGTGAGGGCCCGGGATGGCTCATAGTGCACAACTAGTAAGTATTTTAAGCTTTATAATATTCATACAGTACTTTCACATAAACCTCATATTGTAATTGTTGCAAGGGTAcacaattttttccccaaagcagaTTCTAATTAATCAACCGTATACTGATTAAGTATCTGCAGGAGAAGCACTGTGCTAAACACTGTAAAGATTTACAGCATGAACTTAGTCCTTGCACTCAAGGAATTTACAGTCTACCTGAGGAGCTAGGACATATCAATGAAACATCCAGAAAACAACTGCTGTAAAAAAAGTGCTAAACTAAGTGTTATTTATCTGTacctccttctcactctccccctTCACGCCCCAGCTCTCCCTGGCCCCAGGGGGCAGGGCTCAGGAGGTTCTAGGTGGATAACACAATCCTTCCTCTCATGCCTTTACTCTACCCTACCGGCTCCTCATTCTAGCATCTTAGTCCTTTCCCTGCCCACAGGCTCTGTGTGGgtgtagggtggggtggggtgaggtggggagtaGGGGTTCCTATGGAGATCTCTCCAGAAAATGGGTCCTGCAAAGGCAATTGGTCAAATAAAAATAGGTCTAATGTTTTTTTATCGTTATCTGTTAAAATTGAATGGGTTTGGTTAGTTGAATGAGCACCTTGTTAAATTGATAAGCATCTGCTGAGCCTCACACACGCAGAGGGAAGATAAAAGGCCATCAGGAGACCAGGGTGTGGACTTCTTGGGGGCTCCTTTGGCTGCTTTTCCAGGTTCTCTCACTATGCTTTTATacctatattcttaaaataaacatTCCTCCCAGACTAGTGCTAATGCTGTGAGTGTAATCATTTATGGGTGGTCCTTTGAACTAGACAGGTTCAAGAGAGTGACAGAAGTATTGCTGGAACCAGCTTCAGCTCTTGGGCCAGCCTTACTCAACAGGGGCTCCAGAAGAGAACTAAGGtctatagaatattattcagggGACTATTTCCTCAATTTTCCCAAGGATGGTGCATAGCTAGTACCATTTTAGAAGCAGAAGAGACACAAGCTAATTCATTACATACAGTAGATGCCTTAAGACATTATGGCTTTATCTTCTCAAAAAGCCCAGGGTCTCCCTTCTTTTCTTGGCCTGACTCAGTTACCATAACTGACCCATCATGACTTCTTGAGTCATGATTTTTGACAATGTAGACTATAAGTAATTGGAGTTCAAAGGCAAGACTAGAGCCCTGTGGGTGGTAGTgaaatgggaaacaaaggcagaaagaaatatagataaaattagaTGTCCACATAACCTGCAGCCCATCGACAAATACTTGAGACAAGCAGAGTACaatgttcctccaggaagctcccaattGTCTTAATGTTCATgtcttgctagagggaaaagcaacCTTAGTTTGAAAATAGCAAGGCCTCCTGTATCCAGTGGGATAGCATATGaatctttagcatatgaaaatccttttggaacgTTCCTTATCTTTACTTCCCTCAAccccaaagtatataatcagtggCCCCTCATAAACCTGGggcagcagcaggcagcagggagcagtagttttttctgcccacaggtcctgtccccagtgctttaataaaaccactattttgcactgaagacgtctcaagaattctttcttggccatcggcCCTGGACCCCAGCAAACCTCACCTACATTCAAAAACCACATCAGTAGTATGTTGAATTGTAATGTTAGTAGCTATACTAAGGTCTAATACTCGCCTAGGTTGGGCAGTGAACTTGGAAAGAGAAGACTCTAAAACATGCTTTCTCCCTCAATCTGTATGCGAGGACTCTGTAAGGCAGGGGTGGCTTGGGATGGCCATACATTTGAGTCGTGACTCTCATTTGTAGTCTGCAGTTGGAAAACCTCCATTGAAAATATACACTTTAGATCTTGTAAACAGTGATGTAAGTAGCAAAGGTGAAGGAAGTATGTTTGCCTCATCTGATCTACAAGTTTAGAGCTTTTATGATTTGGCAAGAGGAGTCGAGGCATTGAATGAATTTGGAACTTGTCAATATTGACGGGGTAAACAGAGAAGATAAGGGTGCCCTGAGCTCAGCAAGACAACAACAGGAACCTTTTGGTACAAAAGAGCACAGCAGCCACTGGCTCTCCTGTCCTCACTCTCACCAGGTGGGGCTGGGTTGGGAGGACGCCTAGAAAATACTGTCACGTTGGAGCTTAAATGTTTGGGAAAAGCGTTTTCTCTGAGGCAGCCTTGGCCTGGGTGTTGCCCAACTCCCATGCTCTGGAGGTTGCCAGGGGGATGGACAATGCATTTTTCTGAGATTCTGGTTTCTTCCCTGGCTGGACCAGGCAGAGCTTAATTGGCAGACAGAATAACTGCAGGTGGACAGAATAACTCCATTCCTGCTTCCGTGGCTACTGTGAATGGAATCCTGCTTGAAAGCCCCAGCTTCCCTCTTTCACTAGagacctttcctttcttccctgctgGATCCAGGGAGGCTGAGAAGGGGCATTCAAGCTTGCCATGCTGCCCCCATAGCTCGTGAGGCTGCGTCCCTGTGTAAAGACCCACTTACTCAGAATCTCTTACCTGTGGAGCTacaaaatttattcttattttagatCAGGTCTCTCTGTTGTACATTCTGACATAATTcccttttgaaatatatatattcagattgTTTATTAAGTATTTGTTTTCCCTGATAGACTATGAGTGACATGGGATCACGGACTGTCTTGCTCACTGCCATATCCCTCTTACTGAGTACAGCATCATCCTGGGCACTTCAAAGAGGGGATTTAAAAACAGGGAATGGATCACTTAGGTAATGGACAGAGGTGAGAAGCTGAATGGACTGAAGAAACGACTAGCTATTAGCACCCGCAGAACGGTGCTGCTACCAAGAGGGCTCGAAGGACACTGAGGAGGGATGGTGTCACTAGAATCACAAGCTGAGTCTGCACTATGGAAGGGACTGCCCAGGACCCTGCAGGGAGGGGCTGTCTGGTGAGGAGGTGGGCCCATTTGCAGGAAAATGGTGCTCAAAATaaggagagagggatggaaaAACTAACCTGGCTTCTCTTACTTCCCAGCGTCCCACCAGTTTCTAGTGTCTCCTACTGGCCATTCCAGCTGGAAGGCAGTTGGTAAGGGTAAACAGGGAACAGTGTTTGCAAGGGTCAGGGAGGAGATCTGAGAGCAAATAGGCCACAACTGGCACAAGGTAaactcacaaatatttgttgcttaCATGAGTGAAGAAGCAAAGAGACAATATTGGCTGATCGATGTTTAAGGGAGCCACATCCTCCATTCACACTATGCCATGCCTCACTTCTTTGCCAGTAGATGCCACAGGTGCCTTCTTGAGAATGGGTTTGCCCTATGTAAAGTAAGTGTAACTGAAGTTCAAAGGAGAGACAAGATCCCTGGGGCCAGGAGCTTCATTCTGAATTGcctgaatctaaaaaaaaatttttggattaCCCAAAATACTAGTACAAATGTAGGCCTTTAACATCACCCAGTTTGAAAACCAGCCTAGTTTTTTTGAGTCTCGAATCTAACAGCTGCTAGAATAGCGTGCCCCAAAATAACACAGGTCACCATTTCTGAGGCAAAGACATAGCTTGTCCCTCACAGGTAGGCCCTTGGTTAGGGTTTCAGGTCACTGGGGCAAAGCTGCCAGAGGCTTTCGTGTCAGGTGGGCTCCTGGGCCTTTTGCAAAGCATGGAAGACTGCGATTCTATAGTGTGTCCACCAGAGGGCCGCAGGGCTTCCCCTCAGAGTCCAGACGGGGTGGAGACTTGGTGCCTCAGCCCTGCTAGTGAGGCTGGGGGTGCTGGCGTGTGGGGTCTACTCTTAGACACCTCATGTGCTGGGGCAGATCTCGGGGAGCAGAGCTGCCATGATTCCAAAGAGACCAGTGCCCTGTTCAGtttcctctctgtccctttcaCGGGTTCATTTTATGCTTAATAACAGTTGATTTGAAAAACTGACCAATGAGGAAATCAGAGTAGgggtatgtctgtgtgtgtgtctgcatgcgCATGGGCACAAACGCACACGTGGGCACTTTGAAGGTGAGGTAGCAGAAAGTGGGGATAATTCTGGTCACAACAGTGAATGCCAGAACCCACAGCTTAAATATTATTTAACGTTGAAGAAATTCAGAGCTGGAAAACGACCTTGGAAATAATCTAGCATCTCCCTCATTTGTAGCTAGAGAAACCCACATAGCCTTTGCTGCTTGCAAGATGCCTGGAAAGTTCAGAAACTTTAGGAATGCAGCTAATACATCAAgttattaggggcacctgggtggctcagtgattgagtatttgactttggctcaggtcgtgatcctggggtcctgggattgagtcccacatcgggctccctgcagggagtctgcttctttttctgcctatgtctctgcctctctctctctgtgtctctcatgaataaataaataaaatcttaaaaaaaaatcgagtTATTAAGGGGTTtgtggtaagatttcattttagtCCTTCATACTTGCTCCCCTTTTCTTAGGTCCAACATGAGCCTTAAAGCAGCAACAAAGcacaaaaaagcatttttttctggtctttggTTCTAATCCCATCTTTGGCCTTGGGTTCTTTTCAGACTTTCTTGAACCAGAGGATAGAAGGACCTGACATGGTAGGAATATTACCCAGGAAGATGGTGGAGTGAGTAGAAACTCactcaaatcaaatcaaatcctAATCACCAATTCTATTAAAATCAATCAGAATTTTTGCTAAAGAGTTTTCCATGGTAGAGCAGAGGTCAGTCACTAAGATAACTTAAGGGGGGGGGGATGCATTAAGCTGGAAAAATTTAATGTGGCCTTCTCTGAGAAAGTGTCATCActcaaaaaagaagagagaacataCAGAAAACTTTGCTTTAATTAACCCTGAAGAAAGAGCAGCCATGGGGAGCCACACACAGAATTCAGAAAACGGTTGCAGCctcttttgaaagaaatgaagtgGATACCATCTCCTCTCAAGTGAGAGAGGtcagaattaaaaagaatgaaggtaACGATCATTGCAAAAGACAAACTGAAGATGTTGTTTAAGTTGCACAAAGTGGAATTGCCACTTAAAtcgaacaacaaaaaaaagtcttgagcaatatatttggaattttaagaaactgaattaagaaatgaaacatttgGGAGGGCCATTCTGGGGAACAAAGTTCAGCATTGCAATTTCTGCAGTTAGACTTCCTGGAAAAGCAGACAAAATAAGAGGCACTGAGTCAATAGTTGAAGATGCAATGATATTTTCCCAGAACCAATAAGAGATGAGATCTGAAATGAGAAGAGTCATATGGCCTCAGAGTCCTAAGGATATTTCAAGAGTGACATTATTTATAACACAGTTCTTATGCTCTAACGTCTTCTGATTTGCCCTTTACAACAACTAGGTGAGGTGGACAgatattattttctctcattttacttGTAGAAGTTCAGCCTCTGAGAGGCTGAGTGATTTGTCAAAGAGATATAACTAGAGAGTGCAGGGTCCAAGTTCAAGTCCAAGTCTCACTCTCCAGAGTGGGAGGGTCTTAGACACATTTTACACACTAAGGAAAATACAACTGCAGTGACACTTGAAAAGAGAAGAtcacttttaaaagaatgtaaattggAAAGACTATTGCCCTTTCTAGGAACATAAAAAGAGCTTGGTGAATATGGAACAATATCACCAaggatgtagagagagagagagaaagagagagagagagagaatgagaatgtgcCCATTCATTCATGACCTTGCCAAAGTGCCCTCTATGTGGGATGCCACAAATACCTGGCCAAGGTCCTAGTAAGTCAACTGGTCGCCTTTGTCCAATTAGCTCTGAGGACTGCCTCTAATAGAAGCCTACACCAAACACAGAAACCTGAATAGGTGGCATTGACCTGAGCTAAGTGAGAACAGTATGAGGAAGCATTTTTTTGTTGATAATCATAATTATTGTACTTATGGAATGAAAGTAAGATGTTTCTTCATTCCTGTATGAGGCATTGCAAACTTCTGTCACCTTTCTAAGAGCTATTTGGCTAAATGTGACAGGAACTAGCCCCTACACTCAGTACTACCACTCTGGGAACTTATCTGAGAGCAACAATTCAAAGAAGAAAGTTATAGGTAGTTATActgatattatttataattgttaaaacttgaaataaaaccCCAATAATTGGGTTATAGCCCAAATGAATATTATGTAagccattataaataatgaaaatgaaatgtatgTCTGAAATTAGCAATGGGAGTAGATCTAAATTTTTCATATTATCATgattaaacaatgaaaaatgtgtgtgtatagataaaAATTGGAATGCTGTTTAGAGGAATGACACGAATTCATTTAGGGAATGGGATTGAAGCTGagctttctaatttctttctttaaataattttaaatttataagttaTTAAGAATTTGCAATGCTGTTTCTGAAATATGGCCAGTCCCATTCGAGTTAGAGATCTGTGGGCTCTTTGGAAGGATGAGAAACTGCTCGAAGTCCCAGTGTCTGAGTAGGGGAGCTGGGGGCCTgtgggcctggggccagggctgaGAAGAGACTTTATTTGTACTCGATCTTCTTTGatgccttttgaattttgtatcctgtgcATGTGGCACCAATTTTGAAAATGATATCCAGGTGCAATACATCTCCATTGACTAGGATTTCTGATCCAAAAATTGGGCCAAGTGGTCTGATGATGGGACAGAATAGTTGAAATCAATGTGGCCTTGGAAAATCCAGAGCATTTAGTCAGCGTGTTGAATAATTGGAAGGATGGGGAGTGGAAGCCAAGCTGAAGCTAGACAGAAGGCACCAGGTGGGAGTGGGTCCTCCTGGGAGTCCAGGTGAAGCAGTAGAGATCTGGTCAGATCTTGGGGTTAGAGCAGAGAGATACAGTGTGAAAGGTGAAGGTGAGTAGAGATGGGGACAAGGCCCCAGAAGGGCAGTGCATGTGATGCAATGGCTAGGAGGGAGAGGCCAGCACCGCTCCTGAGGTATAGTGCAGATACAACCAGGAAGTAGGGCATGGAGTGGGGCCAGGGCCTCCGGGGAAGTAAAGTGGGGACACCACGGAGGCTTGGAACAAGGGGAGTGTCCTGGGGTGGGTTGCTGAGGCCAAGTGGGGGAAGCAGATACACCAGACTGGGCCCGAGGATCTGGGGTCAGGGGCGGTAGGGTAGCTGAaggatttttaaggatttatttttttttaaggatttctttatttttgagagatgGATAGAGAttgtgcatgtgagcagggggagggacagaaggagagggaaaatctcaagcagactcctcgctgagcatggagccccatgtgggctcaattccaggacctggagatcatgacctaagctgagatcaaaagccagccacttaactgactgagccacccaggcgccccagggtaGCTGCAGATCTTAACTCTTCTCTTAAATAGTTGGCAAAGTAGAAAGAACATGATTGGTATTGGGAAGGCCTAGGTTCAAGTCTGCTCTTGAGACCTGCTTTGTGACCTTAATCCCTGTTTTGTCATCTCAAATATGGGTAATATTACCCGGAGGCAGAATGAGGAGGCAACAGCAAGGTCACCTGCACAGGTGGAAATGGGGAGCTAAGTGCTCTCTGAGCTAGAAATGATAAAATCAGCATAGAGCAGATCAAAACAGAGGAGTGCCACATCACTTGAAGGAGGCAGAAAGACTCTGAGGCCACTTGAGATGGACCAAAGCctaaataaaactattagaataaaaatattgttcttGTTAGAACAAGAGCTGAGGAAGCACATAGCCCTGAAGAGTGGCAGGTGTCTACACTGGCTAGGTGCTGCTCAGGCAAGGGACAGGTGTAGTGTTTTTGTGGAAAGGGATGCCTCTGGCTACTCTGACCCCATCACACATTGGAGTCATGGTAACATGCTCACCGAGTAACCCTCCTCTGGCACCGCTTGGCTTCCCACATTGCTTGCCCCCACAGGGAGGATAAAACCTCCTGTGGGAGGGTGGGAATAATGAACTGGTCCCTTTGGAAGTTGTTTCTCTATGTTCACCAAAATAGTTAAAAACACCAACTTCGGGGGCATCTGCATGGGTCAGtcagtttggtgtctgccttcagctcaggtcatgatcttgggatcctgggattgagccctgcatcgggttccctgctcagcagagggtctgtttctctctctccctctgcctgttcacCTCCtcaccacttgttctctctctctctcaaataaataatacaattaaaaacaaaaacaaacaaaaaaaccccactaactTGGGGAccaggttcaaattccagctctgcctcccctctctTCAGCGGCCACCAAGGAGCTCAGTCCTTGGAGCTAAGGCCTCGCTGGGTGAGGGCACTTCATTCCATGACTAGCACTGGGCCCTGCAGCGCTGCCCAGCTCATGGGCACCACGGCCTTCATCTGGGAGCTCACCGGCATCTACTCAGCCATCATCCTGCATGGCAGCAGTGTGGTGACAGTCCCGGAGCCTAGGATCAATGCCCTCATTAAAGCAGCGGTTGTGAACATTGAACCTTGCCGGCCAGGCttgtgtgcaaaggccctggctGAGGTCAAGATTGGGCACCCCACCTACTGGGTAGGGGTGGTGGACCTGCTCCATCAGGAAGTCctgctcccctccaccccccccccccaaccctgcacCACTGCTGTCCATGGTGAGGAGAAAGTGGAAGCAAAGAAGAAGAATCTGAAGAGTCCCATGATGATGTGCACTTTGGTCTGTCTGGCTAAAGCCCTTCCGTAACCCGTTCGGTAAAAAAGCtgaagtcttttttcttttttaatgattctatttatttattcatgagagacacagagagagaggcagagacataggcagagggagaagcaggctccctgtggagggcccgatatgggactcgatcccaggaccccgggatcacaacttgagccaaaggcagacgctcaaccactgagccacccaggcatcccaaagctgAAGTCTTAAAGAGAAAAGTTCTGGCTCTGCAACTTCCTAACTGGTAACCTTGGGCATGTGACTGGATcttcctgtgcctctgtttcctcatctgtaaaatggcgaTACTAAGAGTACCTGCCTCCTACTGGTGAGGAGTAGTGAGTTAAATCACATCCGAGCACTCAGtggttggcacatagtaggtgccatGCACACGCTGTGGTGCACATGGAGAATGACTGACTTGGCCCTCTGGCTCATCCACATCACACTCTGGGAGCTTAGACTCTCTGAGATGCTGGCACCCCCGAGAGACTCTCCTACTCTCTCTGTGTTGGTAAAATTAGGTTTCTGAGCCTGTAAGCTTGAGAGGAAGACATTCAGCCATGGCGACTTCTCCAAAGTAACGTCCTGCGGGGCCCTTCGGCAGGGACCCGGTGGGCTGCCTCTGCACATCTTCTGcgttcttccttttcttctacgTTGGAAGGCCACTTGGGATGGTTGGGAGGGCTGGATGGGGTGTCTGTCAGGCTCTCATCCAAAGCAGGCATAATTGacaaatgatgaatgaatgaacaaaattgCCTGTTTAACCCTTTCTCCAGGCTGGCAGCCCCCTGAGAGACAGATCAGTGTGGACATTGTACAGCCATACAAGAAGAGGAAGGACGAATCCACTGTGtcggggagagaggcagaggaggggatttcatttgttttgaagaAAAGTCCAGGGATTTCCTAGAGGGAGGAGCTTCCAGGTAGATGATGTGGTTTTGCATGAGTCTTGGGGGATGGGTGGGGACAGGCTATAGGGAGCTGAGGGGGCTGCAGCCTGGGTACAGTTGGAAGAATGTGGGAGACAAGACAGAGCATGGGGGCCAGATCCCATGAGTCTGAACAATGACAAAGTGTGCTGTGCTTAGAGGTTTTGATTTCATTCTACAGGCAATGAGAGTCCCCTGAAGAGTGAGTGACAAAAGGGAATTTGCCTTTTAGATGTGAAATCCTTGAGAGCAGGAGAGATGTCTTATCCACCCCTGTGTCCTAAGTAAGAGACATACAATTTTGTTCGTGGTAAGAAATCAACatttggtaaatgaatgaaagacagcACTGGTGACTACAGAGAATGGGTGGGCATGAGGAGATCACCAAGGAGGCCAGGTGGGAGCCCTGAGGGTGTGAGCGAAGGGAGCAGTAGGGCTCAGGAAGAGGCGATGACATCTGAGGCTTGTCGAATCAGACCATTTGGTGACTGACAATGCAAAGATGacttcatgatttctttttttaaaaaaaagattttatttatttattcatgaaagacacacagagagaggcagagacgcaggcagagggagaagcagaccccttgtggggagcccaatatggtactcgatcccaggaccccaggatcaggaccgagccaaaggtagacgctcaaccactgagacacccaggtgcccaactttATGATTTCTAGCTAGGGTGGTGGCAAAGCTACtaaaaactagaaggaaaagaggaagaagaaccCAATTTGCTAACATCTAGGACAATGACACAATACGAAGTGCTCAGTGggcataaatgatttttttcttctctcaataaTTTTGCAAGAATGCAAGGCTGTCATTGTTAACACTGCTTATCAACCATTTTCAGTCTTTGAGGGGAGCAATAGTTTTAGTTTCAaggtagcattaaaaaaaaaccatgttgTAATCACCACTCATTATTTTAGGTCATATGGATGATGGGCTATCTCTGGAAAGGGCAAGTCTAAGCATATGTGCTTAAATTTGAACATTACAAATAAACAACTGAATGAAAGGTACGCAGATTTCCCTTATACCCCTCGCCCCTCTCCCCAACTTCCCTCATCATCAACATCTGCCACCAGAGTAGCACATTTGATACAACCCATGAATCTACATTGACAAGTCGTTATCACCCAGAACCTAAAACTactcaaaaatatgaaatctattagtttaccccctcccccccccccagacaaCTGTATACTTGTGTACGTGGTGCATGTATGCATATGCAACTATGTCCTGCTATCTGTGGTGGAGGTAAGCAGGACTGTCTGGTGTGGGACCCTGATCCTGGGCCTCTTTCTAAGTTGTGTGGCAATGAGCCAGATCTCAGATCCAGTGTCCCATGGGACTGAGGGCTATCATGTTttctgaggaagctgaggcataTTGGAGAATCCCCCTAAACTGTAGACACCTAAAATGAGAACTGTTTCGTGTGCATATACAAAATGTTTATTCCCCCACATGAGGCCACTTTTATACACATCTAAGACAGCAGAATACAAGGTGGAGGTGGGTGCTGTGGGTGCTGGACATCTCCATAGCACATTCCATTCATTTGGCCCCAGCACACTGTTCCTCAGGAGCCTGGGAGGGCAGGCACCTGGCCTT
Coding sequences:
- the LOC121492586 gene encoding 60S acidic ribosomal protein P1-like, which produces MTSTGPCSAAQLMGTTAFIWELTGIYSAIILHGSSVVTVPEPRINALIKAAVVNIEPCRPGLCAKALAEVKIGHPTYWVGVVDLLHQEVLLPSTPPPQPCTTAVHGEEKVEAKKKNLKSPMMMCTLVCLAKALP